The following proteins are co-located in the Bacillus pumilus genome:
- a CDS encoding NADH-dependent flavin oxidoreductase → MKNEFKPLFEPFTFPGGASIDGRLVVAPMTHFGSHEDGTISKEEIDFITARSSEMGMVITACANVTPDGKAFEGQPSIARDEDIPGLKKLASAIQAKGTKAIIQIHHGGSQALPHLVPNGDVVAPSDVFKDGKQIARALKEEEMTHIIDSFKEATRRAIQAGFDGVEIHGANGYLLQQFYSPHSNQRTDQWGGSEEKRLAFPIAVVDAVQEAIKEHVTKPFIFGYRLSPEEPETPGLTMTETFTLVDVLKTKKLDYLHISLMEIDSKARRGADSNKTRMELLKERCGDTLPLIGVGSVITADDALSAYNQGIPLIAVARELIVDPDWAKKIKEGRESEIETVIKRSQKDKYLIPEGLWSVMEASQGWVPMED, encoded by the coding sequence TTGAAAAACGAATTTAAGCCTTTATTTGAACCATTTACATTTCCAGGAGGTGCCTCTATTGACGGCCGGTTGGTCGTTGCTCCAATGACACACTTCGGTTCTCACGAGGATGGCACCATCTCAAAGGAAGAAATTGATTTCATTACAGCTAGATCAAGTGAAATGGGCATGGTCATCACAGCATGTGCGAACGTTACTCCAGATGGAAAGGCCTTTGAAGGACAGCCTTCTATCGCAAGAGATGAAGATATACCTGGTCTGAAAAAACTAGCTTCTGCGATCCAGGCAAAAGGAACAAAAGCCATCATTCAAATTCATCACGGCGGCTCTCAGGCCCTTCCTCATTTAGTTCCAAACGGTGATGTGGTTGCGCCTAGCGATGTGTTCAAAGATGGAAAACAAATTGCACGCGCTTTAAAAGAAGAGGAAATGACTCATATTATCGACTCATTTAAAGAAGCGACAAGACGAGCGATTCAAGCAGGGTTTGACGGCGTGGAAATCCACGGAGCAAACGGGTATTTATTACAGCAATTCTACTCCCCGCATAGCAATCAGCGTACAGATCAATGGGGAGGAAGTGAAGAAAAACGTCTAGCATTCCCTATCGCCGTTGTGGATGCAGTCCAAGAGGCGATCAAGGAGCACGTGACAAAACCATTTATCTTTGGATATCGACTATCCCCTGAAGAACCAGAAACACCTGGTTTAACAATGACAGAGACATTCACATTAGTTGATGTTCTCAAAACAAAAAAACTCGATTATTTGCATATCTCTTTAATGGAGATTGACTCTAAAGCAAGACGAGGCGCAGATTCTAACAAGACACGTATGGAGCTATTAAAAGAGCGCTGCGGTGATACCCTTCCACTAATCGGTGTTGGCAGCGTCATTACAGCCGACGATGCATTGAGTGCCTACAATCAAGGGATTCCGCTGATCGCTGTCGCACGAGAGCTAATCGTTGATCCTGATTGGGCAAAGAAAATTAAAGAAGGACGAGAAAGCGAGATTGAAACCGTCATTAAACGCAGCCAAAAAGACAAGTACCTGATTCCAGAGGGATTGTGGTCTGTCATGGAAGCGAGTCAAGGCTGGGTCCCGATGGAGGATTAA
- a CDS encoding PTS sugar transporter subunit IIA, with product MLKKLFGFGKNQDDVKEEVIYSPADGELMDMTDVPDPVFSQKMMGDGVAVKPKSGTIVSPVEGEIIQLFHTKHAIGIRTLSGLELLIHIGLETVGLNGEGFEAHIKEGDKVKTGDPLITCDLELIEEKAASTVTPIVIMNGDLIERLDKEPKGSVEKQTSKLFTVKVK from the coding sequence TTGCTGAAAAAATTATTCGGTTTCGGAAAAAACCAAGATGATGTAAAGGAAGAAGTCATTTATTCTCCAGCTGATGGAGAGTTAATGGATATGACTGATGTACCAGATCCAGTCTTTTCACAAAAGATGATGGGAGACGGCGTAGCAGTCAAACCAAAAAGTGGCACCATTGTGTCACCAGTAGAGGGTGAAATCATTCAGCTCTTCCATACAAAACATGCAATTGGAATTCGAACACTCTCAGGGCTTGAGCTTCTGATTCATATCGGACTTGAAACAGTTGGGTTAAATGGTGAAGGTTTTGAAGCGCACATAAAAGAAGGGGATAAAGTGAAGACCGGTGATCCTCTCATTACATGTGATTTAGAACTCATTGAAGAGAAAGCAGCAAGCACAGTGACACCCATTGTGATCATGAATGGTGATCTGATCGAACGACTTGATAAAGAACCAAAGGGATCTGTGGAAAAACAGACCTCTAAGCTCTTTACGGTTAAAGTGAAATAA
- a CDS encoding Hsp20/alpha crystallin family protein — protein MKQEDEKKHELLANEEILHEAIEQFFASSPFHEILNSAEALMTTSHSLASITTDVTEDDQFVYIEIQFPDHFVEGDIALEVKAQYLHLSVQEKIKTDTTSSFSSFTKTILMPAKIDETNMKSVWKDQSLRVTAPKQTTQ, from the coding sequence ATGAAACAAGAAGACGAAAAAAAACATGAATTGTTGGCAAACGAGGAAATTCTGCATGAAGCAATTGAACAATTTTTTGCATCCTCCCCGTTTCACGAAATTTTAAATAGTGCGGAGGCGCTCATGACCACATCCCATTCACTTGCATCGATTACAACCGATGTGACAGAAGATGATCAATTTGTGTATATTGAGATCCAATTTCCAGACCATTTTGTCGAAGGTGATATTGCGCTAGAAGTCAAAGCCCAATATTTACACTTATCGGTACAGGAGAAAATCAAAACGGACACGACTTCCTCCTTTTCTAGCTTTACCAAAACCATTTTAATGCCTGCAAAAATAGATGAAACAAACATGAAGAGTGTGTGGAAAGATCAATCACTTCGCGTGACCGCACCAAAGCAAACAACCCAATAG
- a CDS encoding YppG family protein, protein MFPYSNQQPYEFNQFQQGPLPYSDMQQPPQPPEYFMPPYQAGMSQAPSAAYQPPYGYQENFQPFQQPEAINQPQMQQSGMMPMQQPMNPYPLPRPQKQQSSQFKSVLSQFKKTNGQYDFNKLFDTAGQMMSTMNQVGSLAKGFTSIFKA, encoded by the coding sequence ATGTTCCCTTATTCAAACCAGCAGCCATATGAATTCAATCAATTCCAGCAAGGTCCTTTACCGTATTCAGACATGCAGCAGCCTCCGCAGCCTCCAGAATATTTCATGCCTCCATATCAAGCTGGAATGAGCCAGGCGCCATCTGCTGCCTATCAACCGCCTTATGGATACCAAGAGAATTTCCAGCCTTTTCAGCAGCCAGAAGCAATCAATCAGCCGCAAATGCAGCAGTCAGGCATGATGCCCATGCAGCAGCCTATGAATCCTTATCCTTTGCCAAGACCGCAAAAACAGCAATCATCTCAATTTAAAAGTGTGCTGTCACAGTTCAAAAAGACGAATGGACAATACGACTTTAACAAATTGTTTGATACAGCTGGGCAAATGATGAGTACGATGAATCAAGTGGGGTCATTGGCGAAAGGATTTACAAGCATTTTTAAAGCATAG
- a CDS encoding YppE family protein, producing MNTLDNQTLLEHTQELRIWIEEAYEQYQKGKAEEEYPSYDFYKDIQPAVVKFDKQMEEWLTAAISFIHQAKPRYLHQEQLEAVQENGKEVVLQSYFGKQHAPRVKNLVESVIYTMNLLIEEIKKRS from the coding sequence GTGAACACTTTGGATAATCAAACATTACTTGAACATACACAAGAGCTGAGAATATGGATCGAAGAAGCATATGAGCAGTACCAAAAGGGAAAGGCTGAAGAGGAATATCCATCATATGATTTTTACAAGGACATTCAGCCGGCCGTTGTCAAATTTGACAAGCAAATGGAAGAGTGGCTCACCGCTGCCATCTCGTTTATTCATCAGGCCAAACCTAGATACTTACATCAAGAACAGCTTGAAGCCGTACAAGAAAATGGAAAAGAGGTTGTTCTGCAATCTTATTTTGGCAAACAGCACGCACCCCGTGTGAAAAATTTAGTTGAGTCGGTGATTTACACAATGAACCTTCTAATAGAAGAAATCAAAAAGCGCAGCTGA
- a CDS encoding DUF5446 family protein — protein MMSEFVSKESIMQLLEEIERKIDAVEAELSHAVQQTTYAVKEEQEQIIDRLESEVKDCECKIHEAEYKLMARPAYHAG, from the coding sequence ATGATGAGCGAATTTGTATCAAAAGAATCCATTATGCAGTTGTTAGAGGAAATCGAGCGAAAAATTGATGCAGTGGAAGCTGAGCTGTCTCATGCTGTCCAGCAAACAACATACGCAGTCAAAGAGGAGCAAGAACAAATCATTGACCGGCTTGAATCAGAAGTGAAGGATTGTGAATGTAAGATTCATGAAGCAGAGTATAAACTGATGGCAAGACCGGCATATCACGCTGGGTAG
- the sspM gene encoding acid-soluble spore protein SspM produces MKKQPAPKEQKPKEKENSTDQLDKKLGGPNRPST; encoded by the coding sequence ATGAAAAAGCAGCCAGCACCAAAAGAGCAAAAGCCGAAAGAGAAAGAAAACAGTACAGATCAGCTTGATAAAAAGCTCGGCGGCCCTAATCGTCCATCCACGTAA
- a CDS encoding DUF2515 domain-containing protein produces the protein MLSQEEYIITQHILRETKAKNKDNLTRTNAYKRFYDRHPEMKWSLLASFVSRNAGWSMTDLKGELFHPGLTDQQGHLFFTAYERANWLIFSDAYPQLLLYEWSKRCSKPLFHLLPYFCVSRFMSAEWERFWLKRDTERLLYALIINEQYTIQSPIIQNPLLKKNVFHSIQYLFSEWGHFQTVVFPTVDGHLYGLTIRKFSHVKERITLGKKLAKLLFRADLFSDFYHFLHTVPHTGSRFDFEPFLGIARRSTPFLRTVYPVMTHSLDDQREDWFQRKLNPALFDAEPLPKQIELTDWYFHKKRQLRFLFSLEHYFLHK, from the coding sequence ATGTTGTCACAAGAAGAGTACATCATTACTCAACATATTTTACGAGAAACGAAAGCGAAAAATAAGGACAACCTGACGAGGACAAATGCTTACAAGCGCTTTTATGACCGCCATCCAGAAATGAAATGGTCACTGCTTGCTTCCTTTGTATCGAGAAATGCTGGTTGGTCCATGACGGATTTAAAGGGCGAGCTCTTTCATCCAGGTTTAACTGATCAGCAGGGACACCTATTTTTCACAGCATATGAAAGAGCGAATTGGCTGATCTTTTCAGATGCTTACCCGCAGCTTCTCTTGTATGAATGGTCAAAGCGTTGCAGCAAACCTTTATTTCATCTGCTTCCATATTTTTGCGTGTCTCGTTTTATGAGCGCTGAGTGGGAACGTTTTTGGCTAAAGCGTGACACAGAGCGCCTGCTTTATGCACTCATCATAAATGAACAATATACTATACAATCTCCTATTATACAAAATCCTCTTCTGAAAAAGAATGTTTTTCACTCGATTCAATATCTTTTCAGCGAGTGGGGACATTTTCAAACCGTCGTTTTTCCAACGGTGGACGGGCATTTGTACGGGTTAACTATACGAAAGTTTTCCCATGTAAAGGAGCGCATTACATTAGGAAAAAAATTAGCGAAACTATTATTTCGAGCCGACTTATTTTCGGATTTTTATCATTTTTTGCATACTGTTCCTCATACGGGGTCTCGGTTTGATTTTGAACCGTTTTTAGGGATCGCTAGAAGGTCAACACCTTTTCTTCGAACGGTTTATCCGGTGATGACACATTCATTAGACGATCAACGGGAAGATTGGTTTCAAAGGAAATTGAATCCAGCCTTATTCGATGCAGAACCGTTACCAAAACAAATCGAGCTGACCGACTGGTATTTCCATAAAAAAAGGCAGCTTCGCTTTCTTTTCTCATTAGAGCACTATTTTCTGCATAAATAA
- the recU gene encoding Holliday junction resolvase RecU: MIRYPNGKSYQPIQQIGTKKRISGESSYSNRGMTLEADLNETNQYYLVNGIAVIHKKPTPVQIVNVDYPKRSAAVIKEAYFKQSSTTDYNGVYKGRYIDFEAKETKSTTSFPLKNFHEHQIEHMKQVEKQGGICFVIISAFGSVYYLSASDLFFFWERQKQKGRKSISKEELLDAGHLMTLGYSPRIDYIKVVETLHFSDESEQYLRSKKV; this comes from the coding sequence ATGATTCGGTATCCAAACGGAAAATCGTATCAGCCCATTCAACAAATTGGGACAAAAAAAAGAATCAGCGGCGAATCCTCTTATAGTAATCGCGGGATGACGCTTGAAGCTGATTTAAATGAAACCAACCAGTACTATTTGGTCAACGGGATCGCAGTCATTCATAAAAAGCCTACCCCAGTTCAAATTGTAAATGTGGATTATCCGAAAAGAAGCGCTGCTGTCATCAAAGAAGCTTACTTTAAACAATCATCCACAACAGACTATAACGGGGTGTATAAAGGGCGCTATATCGACTTTGAAGCAAAAGAAACCAAAAGCACAACCTCGTTTCCGCTCAAAAATTTTCATGAGCACCAAATTGAGCATATGAAACAGGTTGAAAAGCAAGGCGGTATTTGTTTTGTTATTATATCCGCATTTGGCTCCGTTTATTATTTGTCCGCTTCTGACCTCTTCTTCTTTTGGGAGCGCCAGAAGCAAAAAGGCCGTAAATCCATTAGCAAAGAGGAATTGTTGGACGCTGGCCACTTAATGACACTTGGATATTCGCCAAGAATTGATTATATTAAAGTAGTGGAGACACTTCATTTTTCGGATGAAAGTGAGCAATATTTACGTTCGAAAAAGGTTTAA
- a CDS encoding PBP1A family penicillin-binding protein, translating into MSDQFTSREQRRKASQENNKKQKNKKGKKKAGLFKKIFLSLLVIGLLCLVAGITTFAVFASSAPSIDDSKLKTPYSSKLYDKDKKVFAEVGAEKRTYVSIKDIPDVVKEAFIATEDARFYKHHGIDPIRIGGALVANVEDGFGAEGGSTITQQVVKNTLLNNQKTLKRKVQEVWLSIQLEQKYSKDEILEMYLNRIFFTPQAYGVGKAAEQFFGVTDLNKLTVAQAATLAGMPQSPSAYNPVKHPEAAEKRRNIVLSLMKKQGYITEKDYDVAKATPVSKTVVSADKYKSQNSSKYSAYIEEVMEEVQKKAKVDVSTDGLKIYTSLDRKAQDHLDDIINGDAAGFTKGMQAGVTLLDTKNGEIRAIGGGRDVPAGGFNYATDAKRQPGSTIKPILDYGPVIENKKWSTYQQIDDAPYTYSNGTPINNFDRRHLGKMSMRSALAQSRNIPALKAFQEAGTDNAVQFANNLGMDLPSDIPESYSIGGFDEGVSSLKMAGAFSAFGNNGYYNEPHAVTSVEFNDGTKLDLTPDSKAAMSDYTAFMITDMLKTAVQSGTGTLAQVPNVQVAGKTGTTNFTQDDMNKYNIPSGGAKDSWFVGYTPQYTAAVWTGIGNSKDADGKMWLTNYEQRVAKIVFQRLISQIDDGSGSFEKPDSVVEATIEKGSDPAKLAGPNTPSDKKTTEYFVKGTVPTKVSDTFEKKEADKPSDLKAVYDEEKKSITLTWGYDDDADATFNVKQAVDDGGYKEIQNSSAKEAVISDVKPGSTYKFQVTATVEDVTSKAASTFLTIKDDEDEEEKADDENKEEEPQQPDDEQTDQTDDNKNQNPGTDEQKPDDKKDQDQGGNTENGNDNSDNGSDSTNGNSNSQSDANKDKKKDDEKTNSQSSNAQSNSTSRKEGE; encoded by the coding sequence ATGTCTGATCAATTTACAAGTCGTGAACAGCGACGTAAAGCAAGTCAAGAAAACAATAAGAAGCAAAAGAACAAAAAAGGCAAAAAGAAAGCAGGTCTATTTAAAAAAATATTTTTATCTTTACTCGTGATCGGTCTTCTTTGTTTAGTTGCCGGAATCACAACTTTTGCCGTTTTTGCATCAAGCGCTCCTTCTATTGATGATAGTAAGCTCAAAACACCGTATTCTTCAAAGCTTTATGATAAAGACAAAAAAGTGTTTGCAGAAGTTGGTGCGGAAAAAAGAACGTATGTCTCGATTAAAGATATACCCGATGTGGTAAAAGAAGCTTTTATTGCGACTGAAGATGCACGTTTTTATAAACACCACGGGATTGATCCAATCCGTATTGGCGGTGCCCTTGTCGCAAACGTCGAGGACGGTTTTGGTGCTGAGGGTGGAAGTACGATTACACAGCAGGTTGTGAAAAACACCCTTCTTAACAACCAAAAGACATTAAAGCGTAAAGTACAGGAAGTATGGCTCTCAATTCAGCTTGAGCAAAAATACTCTAAAGATGAAATTTTAGAAATGTATCTAAACCGAATTTTCTTCACGCCTCAGGCTTATGGCGTTGGAAAAGCGGCTGAACAATTTTTCGGTGTCACAGATTTAAATAAACTAACTGTTGCACAGGCTGCCACACTTGCAGGTATGCCGCAGAGTCCTTCTGCCTATAACCCAGTCAAACATCCTGAGGCAGCGGAGAAACGACGTAATATCGTTTTAAGCCTAATGAAAAAACAAGGCTACATTACAGAGAAAGACTATGACGTTGCAAAAGCAACACCTGTCAGCAAAACCGTCGTCTCAGCTGATAAATATAAAAGCCAAAACTCAAGTAAGTACTCTGCTTATATTGAAGAAGTCATGGAAGAAGTACAGAAAAAAGCCAAAGTTGATGTATCAACAGATGGATTAAAAATCTATACATCACTTGATCGAAAAGCACAGGATCACCTAGATGATATTATCAATGGAGATGCTGCTGGATTTACGAAAGGCATGCAGGCGGGTGTCACCTTGCTTGATACGAAAAATGGTGAAATTCGTGCTATTGGCGGTGGACGTGATGTACCAGCCGGCGGATTTAACTATGCGACTGATGCAAAACGCCAGCCAGGATCTACAATCAAACCAATCTTAGATTACGGTCCTGTCATTGAAAACAAAAAATGGTCAACATATCAGCAAATTGATGATGCACCGTATACGTACTCAAACGGTACACCGATTAATAACTTTGACAGAAGACATTTAGGGAAAATGTCGATGAGAAGTGCTTTGGCACAATCACGAAACATCCCTGCCCTAAAAGCATTCCAAGAAGCAGGCACAGACAATGCCGTTCAATTCGCCAATAACTTAGGCATGGACTTACCGTCTGATATTCCAGAGTCCTACTCAATCGGTGGATTTGACGAAGGGGTCTCCTCCCTGAAGATGGCTGGAGCATTTAGTGCATTCGGTAATAACGGATACTATAACGAACCGCATGCTGTCACGTCTGTTGAGTTTAATGATGGAACAAAGCTTGACCTTACGCCAGATTCTAAAGCGGCAATGAGTGATTACACAGCATTTATGATCACTGATATGCTGAAAACAGCTGTACAATCTGGAACAGGTACACTTGCACAAGTACCGAACGTTCAAGTAGCTGGTAAAACAGGTACAACCAACTTTACACAAGATGATATGAATAAATACAATATCCCTTCTGGCGGTGCGAAAGATTCGTGGTTTGTCGGTTATACGCCGCAATACACAGCAGCTGTTTGGACCGGAATCGGTAACTCAAAGGATGCGGATGGCAAAATGTGGCTCACAAATTACGAACAGCGCGTTGCCAAAATCGTCTTCCAGCGATTAATTTCTCAAATTGATGATGGAAGCGGCTCATTTGAAAAACCAGACAGCGTCGTTGAAGCGACCATTGAAAAAGGATCAGATCCAGCAAAATTAGCCGGACCAAATACACCAAGTGACAAGAAGACAACAGAATACTTCGTGAAAGGGACTGTTCCAACAAAAGTTTCTGACACATTTGAGAAAAAAGAAGCCGATAAGCCATCTGACTTAAAAGCGGTGTATGATGAAGAGAAAAAATCCATCACACTGACTTGGGGCTATGATGACGACGCAGATGCCACATTTAATGTGAAGCAGGCTGTCGATGACGGCGGCTATAAAGAAATTCAAAACAGTTCTGCTAAAGAAGCGGTCATCTCTGATGTGAAGCCTGGCTCCACATATAAGTTCCAAGTGACAGCGACTGTAGAGGATGTCACAAGTAAAGCGGCTTCTACCTTCCTCACCATTAAAGATGACGAAGATGAGGAAGAAAAAGCGGATGATGAGAACAAAGAAGAAGAGCCGCAGCAGCCTGATGATGAACAGACAGATCAGACTGACGATAACAAAAATCAAAACCCAGGCACTGATGAGCAGAAGCCAGATGATAAAAAGGATCAAGATCAAGGTGGAAATACGGAAAACGGCAATGACAATTCCGATAATGGCTCAGACAGTACAAATGGGAACAGCAACTCACAGAGTGATGCCAATAAAGATAAAAAGAAAGATGACGAGAAAACCAATTCTCAAAGCTCAAATGCCCAGTCAAATTCTACTTCTCGAAAAGAAGGCGAATAA
- a CDS encoding YpoC family protein: MSGSAVFTSYVEKLKEKKIAIKGERMDILRANPLAFDLSSEPLTGELPWKKTEEFIPVMFELWNELKEKMLPRFQTRKSRCEEDDMLQGIVSMVAMFYWIKGERLQTLEWEDIKQETFPVAPINWTERLEFILLKPTQYHCFIQLDELYTELKKQYGKYEALKKLKQQR, translated from the coding sequence ATGAGCGGGTCAGCTGTATTCACCTCATATGTCGAAAAGCTAAAAGAGAAAAAGATAGCGATAAAAGGCGAACGAATGGATATACTTAGAGCCAATCCACTCGCATTTGATCTCTCTTCAGAGCCTTTAACAGGCGAGCTTCCGTGGAAGAAAACAGAAGAATTTATTCCTGTGATGTTCGAACTATGGAATGAATTAAAAGAAAAAATGCTTCCTCGTTTTCAAACAAGAAAATCCCGCTGTGAAGAGGATGATATGCTGCAAGGAATCGTCAGTATGGTTGCGATGTTTTACTGGATCAAAGGGGAGAGGCTTCAAACGCTCGAATGGGAAGACATCAAACAAGAAACATTTCCTGTTGCTCCTATTAATTGGACGGAACGATTAGAGTTCATTTTACTGAAGCCTACTCAATATCACTGCTTTATTCAACTGGACGAGCTTTATACAGAATTAAAAAAGCAGTATGGAAAATACGAAGCACTCAAAAAGTTAAAACAACAACGTTAA
- the nth gene encoding endonuclease III gives MLSKKQINECLDIIGDMFPEAECELVHSNPFELVIAVALSAQCTDVLVNKVTKTLFQKYKTPEDYLSVPLEELQQDIRSIGLYRNKAKNIQKLSKMLIEEYGGEVPKDRDELVKLPGVGRKTANVVVSVAFGVPAIAVDTHVERVSKRLGICRWKDSVLEVEQTLMKKVPKEDWSVTHHRLIFFGRYHCKAQRPQCESCPLLDMCREGQKRLKKGLVKLA, from the coding sequence ATGTTATCAAAAAAACAAATCAATGAGTGCTTAGATATTATAGGAGATATGTTTCCAGAGGCTGAGTGTGAGCTTGTTCATTCAAATCCGTTTGAACTTGTGATCGCTGTCGCACTCTCCGCTCAATGTACAGACGTACTTGTGAACAAAGTGACCAAAACTTTATTTCAAAAATATAAAACACCAGAAGACTACTTAAGTGTACCGCTTGAAGAATTGCAGCAAGATATTCGCTCAATTGGCCTTTATCGGAATAAGGCGAAAAATATTCAAAAATTGAGCAAAATGCTGATTGAAGAATATGGCGGTGAAGTGCCAAAGGACCGGGATGAGCTTGTCAAGCTTCCTGGTGTTGGCCGAAAAACGGCAAATGTCGTCGTATCTGTCGCTTTTGGAGTGCCGGCCATTGCTGTAGACACACACGTAGAACGAGTCAGCAAGCGCCTTGGGATTTGCCGGTGGAAGGATTCTGTTCTTGAAGTAGAGCAAACCCTAATGAAAAAGGTGCCAAAAGAAGATTGGTCTGTGACGCATCACCGCCTGATCTTTTTTGGCAGATATCATTGCAAGGCGCAGCGGCCGCAGTGCGAGTCCTGTCCGCTTCTTGATATGTGTAGAGAAGGACAGAAGAGGCTGAAAAAAGGACTGGTGAAGCTGGCATGA
- a CDS encoding DnaD domain-containing protein, with amino-acid sequence MNRQQFINMQQMGSTSLPNLLIAHYEQLGLNESQMMVMLKIKMNEEQGVFFQTFEELSHGMTISAEECAYMVQHLIQKGFISIQPFEDRSGIQHDRYSVEPLWGVLYDFLEAKQAKEAQKNHVQAEKSLYALFEDEFGRPLSPLEGETLSIWMDQDHHDAAMIRLALREAVLSGKLNFRYIDRILFEWKKKGLKTAEEAKEHSQHFRSQQKATPSKEETSSYKRQVPFYNWLEQ; translated from the coding sequence ATGAATAGGCAGCAATTTATTAATATGCAGCAAATGGGTTCGACAAGTTTGCCTAATTTGCTGATTGCTCATTATGAGCAGTTAGGACTGAATGAATCACAAATGATGGTGATGCTAAAGATTAAAATGAATGAAGAACAAGGCGTTTTCTTTCAAACATTTGAAGAGCTTTCTCATGGCATGACCATTTCTGCTGAAGAGTGTGCGTATATGGTGCAGCATTTAATCCAAAAGGGGTTTATTTCGATTCAGCCGTTTGAAGACAGATCAGGTATTCAGCATGACCGGTATTCAGTAGAGCCTTTATGGGGCGTGCTGTATGACTTTTTAGAAGCAAAACAGGCGAAAGAAGCACAAAAGAATCATGTGCAGGCTGAAAAGTCTTTATATGCACTATTTGAAGATGAATTCGGCAGACCGCTGTCTCCTCTTGAAGGAGAAACACTCTCTATCTGGATGGATCAAGATCATCATGATGCGGCGATGATTCGTTTAGCACTTAGAGAAGCGGTTTTATCAGGGAAATTAAATTTCCGTTATATCGATCGAATTTTATTTGAGTGGAAAAAGAAAGGGCTGAAAACAGCGGAAGAAGCGAAAGAGCATAGCCAGCATTTCCGTTCACAGCAAAAAGCCACACCTTCAAAAGAAGAGACTTCATCTTATAAACGACAAGTTCCTTTTTATAATTGGCTGGAACAATAA